The Sporichthya brevicatena genome contains a region encoding:
- the pknB gene encoding Stk1 family PASTA domain-containing Ser/Thr kinase, with the protein MGEPADALVGTVLDGRYRVTRRIARGGMATVYEAVDTRLDRGVAVKVMHPALAEDKDFVERFIREARSAARLSHPNVVSVFDQSADSGSVFLAMEHVEGRTLRDWLRDKGRLTPRETFAVMEPVLAALAAAHQAGLVHRDIKPENVLIADDGRVKVADFGLARAVTAGSNTATWGAPTGTNTLIGTVAYLSPEQVEKGHADQRSDVYAAGILLYECLTGLQPFSGESPIQVAYQHVHYDVPRPSEVRPTLPPALDNLVLRATARDPDGRPADAGAFLAETVAVRRTLRPEVLDDVAGSGPVPAPAPAQGAPTLMFGQVPPGAAAGPDAVTAAIRRPGPAGAAAGPAAGPAAGSPPGKPGAAGAVPYPVPARLQRRRRRGLLALLAVLVTTFAVGIGAWQVAVGSSVTTPSLLNLTRDEALAKAQEAGLKVRFADEEHDELVPKGQVLRTDPQPGRKISESGTITAILSAGPERYAVPDLAGETVEAAKKRLTENNLTVADEQGQKYSDSVPEGRVLATDPPAGRELRRDAVVKLIVSRGAKPVAVPDVVGRSLQEATDLLTSAGFKATWTERIDDSVPSGTVLSQSPGPNRKLAKGSTIALVVSKSDLIEVPRVIGMDVDDAEDLLERLGFEVDVRRSLFGGDRVVSQDPDAGSRVPRGTRVTLRVF; encoded by the coding sequence ATGGGGGAGCCTGCCGACGCCCTGGTCGGCACCGTGCTGGACGGGCGCTACCGCGTCACGCGCCGCATCGCGCGCGGCGGGATGGCGACCGTCTACGAGGCTGTCGACACCCGGCTGGACCGGGGCGTCGCGGTCAAGGTGATGCACCCCGCGCTGGCCGAGGACAAGGACTTCGTCGAGCGCTTCATCCGGGAGGCGCGCTCGGCCGCGCGGCTCTCGCACCCCAACGTCGTCTCCGTGTTCGACCAGAGCGCGGACTCCGGCTCGGTCTTCCTCGCGATGGAGCACGTCGAGGGCCGGACGCTGCGGGACTGGCTGCGTGACAAGGGGCGCCTGACCCCGCGCGAGACCTTCGCGGTGATGGAACCCGTGCTCGCCGCGCTCGCGGCCGCGCACCAGGCCGGCTTGGTCCACCGCGACATCAAGCCCGAGAACGTCCTCATCGCCGACGACGGCCGCGTCAAGGTCGCCGACTTCGGGCTGGCCCGCGCCGTCACCGCCGGGTCGAACACCGCGACCTGGGGCGCGCCGACCGGCACGAACACGCTGATCGGCACCGTCGCCTACCTCTCGCCCGAGCAGGTCGAGAAGGGGCACGCCGACCAGCGGTCGGACGTCTACGCGGCCGGGATCCTGCTCTACGAGTGCCTGACCGGCCTGCAGCCGTTCTCCGGCGAGTCACCGATCCAGGTCGCCTACCAGCACGTGCACTACGACGTGCCGCGGCCGTCCGAGGTCCGCCCGACGCTGCCCCCGGCGCTGGACAACCTGGTCCTGCGCGCCACCGCCCGCGACCCCGACGGCCGGCCCGCCGACGCCGGGGCGTTCCTCGCCGAGACCGTCGCGGTCCGCCGCACGCTCCGGCCCGAGGTGCTCGACGACGTCGCCGGGTCCGGCCCGGTGCCCGCCCCGGCCCCCGCGCAGGGCGCCCCGACGCTGATGTTCGGCCAGGTGCCCCCGGGTGCCGCCGCCGGCCCGGACGCGGTCACGGCGGCGATCCGCCGCCCCGGCCCCGCCGGTGCCGCTGCCGGTCCCGCTGCCGGTCCCGCCGCCGGGTCCCCGCCCGGCAAGCCCGGCGCGGCCGGCGCCGTGCCCTATCCCGTCCCGGCCCGGCTGCAGCGCCGCCGCCGGCGCGGGCTCCTGGCGCTCCTGGCCGTCCTGGTGACGACGTTCGCCGTCGGCATCGGCGCCTGGCAGGTCGCGGTCGGGAGTTCGGTGACCACGCCGAGTCTGCTGAACCTGACCCGCGACGAGGCGCTGGCCAAGGCGCAGGAGGCCGGGCTGAAGGTCCGCTTCGCCGACGAGGAGCACGACGAGCTCGTCCCGAAGGGGCAGGTGCTGCGGACGGATCCCCAGCCGGGGCGCAAGATCTCCGAGAGCGGCACGATCACGGCGATCCTCTCCGCCGGGCCGGAGCGGTACGCGGTGCCGGACCTCGCCGGGGAGACCGTCGAGGCGGCGAAGAAACGGCTGACCGAGAACAACCTGACGGTCGCCGACGAGCAGGGCCAGAAGTACAGCGACTCCGTGCCCGAGGGACGCGTGCTCGCGACCGACCCGCCCGCGGGGCGGGAGCTGCGCCGCGACGCCGTCGTCAAGCTGATCGTGAGCCGCGGCGCGAAGCCGGTGGCCGTCCCCGACGTCGTGGGGCGGAGTCTGCAGGAGGCCACGGATCTGCTGACGTCGGCCGGGTTCAAGGCGACCTGGACCGAGCGCATCGACGACTCGGTGCCGTCCGGGACCGTGCTGTCGCAGAGCCCGGGCCCGAACCGCAAGCTCGCCAAGGGCAGCACGATCGCGCTGGTCGTGTCCAAGTCCGACCTGATCGAGGTGCCCCGCGTCATCGGCATGGACGTCGACGACGCCGAGGACCTGCTGGAGCGCCTCGGGTTCGAGGTGGACGTCCGGCGGAGCCTGTTCGGCGGGGACCGCGTCGTGTCCCAGGATCCGGACGCCGGCTCGCGTGTCCCGCGTGGGACCCGGGTCACACTGCGCGTGTTCTGA
- a CDS encoding (2Fe-2S)-binding protein codes for MFVCICNAVTEDDILGAVDAGARCVRSACEATEAASNCGSCLDRVENLVTTALSGCPRRMLSGNLAATA; via the coding sequence GTGTTCGTCTGCATCTGCAACGCCGTGACCGAGGACGACATCCTCGGGGCTGTTGACGCAGGTGCGCGCTGTGTGCGCAGCGCGTGCGAGGCGACGGAGGCCGCGAGCAACTGCGGGTCGTGCCTCGACCGGGTCGAGAACCTCGTCACCACCGCGCTGAGCGGATGCCCGCGCCGGATGCTCAGCGGGAACCTGGCCGCCACCGCCTGA
- the bfr gene encoding bacterioferritin, translating to MIGDPEVIALLNEQLTSELTAINQYFLHAKMQQNWGYTELAKKTRHESIEEMEHAEEITDRILFLEGLPNYQKLLPLSIGQTVREQFQADLNIELAVVARLRPGVIMCREKGDHTSANLLEKILSSEEEHIDYLETQLALMDSLGEALYLAQCVERPPSN from the coding sequence ATGATCGGCGACCCTGAGGTCATCGCACTGCTCAACGAGCAGCTGACGAGCGAGCTGACGGCCATCAACCAGTACTTCCTGCACGCGAAGATGCAGCAGAACTGGGGCTACACCGAGCTCGCGAAGAAGACCCGGCACGAGTCCATCGAGGAGATGGAGCACGCCGAGGAGATCACCGACCGCATCCTGTTCCTCGAGGGCCTGCCCAACTACCAGAAGCTGCTCCCGCTCAGCATCGGGCAGACGGTCCGCGAGCAGTTCCAGGCCGACCTGAACATCGAGCTCGCGGTCGTGGCCCGGCTGCGTCCCGGCGTCATCATGTGCCGCGAGAAGGGCGACCACACGAGCGCGAACCTCCTGGAGAAGATCCTCTCCAGCGAGGAGGAGCACATCGACTACCTGGAGACCCAGCTCGCGCTGATGGACTCCCTCGGTGAGGCGCTCTACCTCGCGCAGTGCGTCGAGCGGCCGCCGTCCAACTGA
- a CDS encoding GntG family PLP-dependent aldolase, which yields MIDLRSDTVTRPTAGMRRAMAEAEVGDDVYGEDPTVLALQERVAAMLGHEAALFTPTGSMANQLGLRLLARPGEEVLCDSQAHVVRAELGAHAAFGSVTTRTWNAPDGAFAAADVIGMAVPESSTHLVRTGVVAVENTHNFGGGTVQPLDELEKLAAWARESSVRLHLDGARLWNAAVATGTSLEAYGRLFDAVSVCLSKGLGAPVGSLVAGSSDLVTGARWWRKRLGGGMRQVGVLAAAGLYALDHHIDRLAEDHARAAELARRLAEVTPGVSMPQTNIIVLDLPDGGPVAADLVTAAHDRGVLVSLIGPRTIRLVTHLDVDDAACARAADVLCRLF from the coding sequence GTGATCGACCTCCGCAGTGACACCGTCACGCGCCCGACGGCCGGCATGCGCCGGGCCATGGCCGAGGCCGAGGTCGGCGACGACGTCTACGGCGAGGACCCGACGGTCCTCGCCCTGCAGGAGCGCGTCGCCGCGATGCTCGGGCACGAGGCGGCCCTGTTCACCCCGACCGGGTCGATGGCGAACCAGCTCGGCCTCCGGCTGCTCGCCCGCCCGGGCGAGGAGGTGCTCTGCGACTCCCAGGCGCACGTGGTCCGCGCCGAGCTCGGCGCGCACGCCGCGTTCGGGTCGGTGACCACCCGGACCTGGAACGCGCCCGACGGGGCTTTCGCCGCGGCCGACGTGATCGGCATGGCGGTCCCGGAGAGCAGCACCCATCTGGTGCGCACCGGCGTCGTGGCCGTCGAGAACACCCACAACTTCGGCGGCGGCACCGTCCAGCCGCTCGACGAGCTGGAGAAGCTCGCCGCCTGGGCGCGGGAGTCCTCGGTGCGCCTGCACCTCGACGGCGCCCGGCTCTGGAACGCCGCCGTCGCCACCGGCACCTCGCTGGAGGCCTACGGCCGGCTCTTCGACGCCGTCTCCGTCTGCCTGTCCAAGGGCCTCGGTGCGCCGGTCGGCTCGCTCGTCGCCGGCTCCTCGGACCTCGTCACCGGCGCCCGCTGGTGGCGCAAGCGCCTCGGCGGGGGCATGCGCCAGGTCGGCGTGCTCGCCGCGGCCGGGCTGTACGCGCTCGACCACCACATCGATCGCCTCGCGGAGGACCACGCCCGCGCCGCCGAGCTCGCGCGGCGCCTGGCCGAGGTCACGCCGGGCGTCAGCATGCCGCAGACGAACATCATCGTGCTCGACCTGCCCGACGGCGGCCCGGTCGCGGCCGACCTCGTCACCGCCGCCCACGACCGGGGCGTGCTCGTCTCGCTGATCGGCCCACGGACGATCCGCCTGGTGACGCACCTGGACGTCGACGACGCGGCGTGCGCCCGCGCCGCCGACGTCCTGTGCCGGTTGTTCTGA
- a CDS encoding class II 3-deoxy-7-phosphoheptulonate synthase yields MSTDLDTWRELPALQQPDYPDAAALAAAVAELQSLPPLVFAGECDQLKERLAAVARGEAFLLQGGDCAESFDVRGADALRAKLKTLLQMAVVLTYAGSVPVVKIGRFAGQYAKPRSSPVEKRNGVELPSYRGDAVNSIEFTAEARIPDPQRLVKMYNASAATLNLVRAFTKGGYADLRQVHAWNQDFVADSPVGQRYEALAAEIDRALDFMRACGVDTDALSSVDIYSSHEALLLEYERALTRIDSRTGQPYGVSGHFLWIGERTRNLDGAHIDLLRKIRNPIGVKLGPNATADDALALIDALDPEREPGRLTFITRMGTGKVRENLPRLVDKVTASGAVVGWVCDPMHGNTYETANGYKTRKFTDVLDEVRGFFEVHRSLGTHPGGIHMELTGDDVTECTGGGHVIDEADLHQRYETACDPRLNRTQSLDLAFEVARMYRENH; encoded by the coding sequence GTGAGTACCGACCTGGACACCTGGCGGGAGCTGCCTGCTCTGCAGCAGCCGGACTACCCCGACGCCGCGGCGCTGGCCGCGGCGGTCGCTGAACTGCAGTCGCTGCCGCCGCTGGTGTTTGCGGGGGAGTGCGACCAGCTCAAGGAGCGGCTGGCGGCCGTCGCGCGCGGCGAGGCGTTCCTGCTCCAGGGCGGTGACTGTGCGGAGTCGTTCGACGTCCGCGGGGCCGACGCGCTGCGGGCGAAGCTGAAGACGCTGCTCCAGATGGCTGTCGTGCTCACGTACGCCGGCTCGGTGCCGGTCGTCAAGATCGGCCGCTTCGCCGGGCAGTACGCCAAGCCCCGGTCCTCCCCGGTCGAGAAGCGCAACGGCGTCGAGCTGCCGTCCTACCGCGGCGACGCGGTCAACAGCATCGAGTTCACCGCCGAGGCCCGGATCCCGGACCCGCAGCGCCTGGTGAAGATGTACAACGCATCCGCGGCGACGCTGAACCTGGTCCGCGCGTTCACCAAGGGCGGTTACGCCGACCTGCGTCAGGTCCACGCCTGGAACCAGGACTTCGTCGCGGATTCCCCGGTGGGGCAGCGCTACGAGGCCCTCGCCGCCGAGATCGACCGCGCCCTGGACTTCATGCGGGCCTGCGGCGTCGACACCGACGCGCTCTCCAGCGTCGACATCTACTCCAGCCACGAGGCGCTGCTGCTCGAGTACGAGCGGGCCCTCACGCGGATCGACTCCCGCACCGGGCAGCCGTACGGCGTCTCCGGGCACTTCCTCTGGATCGGCGAGCGCACCCGCAACCTCGACGGCGCGCACATCGACCTGCTCCGCAAGATCCGCAACCCGATCGGCGTGAAGCTCGGTCCGAACGCGACGGCCGACGACGCGCTCGCGCTGATCGACGCGCTCGACCCGGAGCGCGAGCCCGGCCGCCTGACCTTCATCACGCGCATGGGCACCGGCAAGGTGCGCGAGAACCTCCCGCGCCTGGTCGACAAGGTCACCGCGTCCGGCGCCGTGGTCGGCTGGGTGTGCGACCCCATGCACGGCAACACCTACGAGACCGCCAACGGGTACAAGACCCGCAAGTTCACCGACGTCCTCGACGAGGTCCGCGGGTTCTTCGAGGTGCACCGGTCGCTGGGCACGCACCCGGGCGGCATCCACATGGAGCTGACCGGCGACGACGTCACCGAGTGCACCGGCGGCGGCCACGTCATCGACGAGGCCGACCTCCACCAGCGCTACGAGACGGCGTGCGACCCGCGCCTGAACCGGACGCAGTCCCTGGACCTCGCCTTCGAGGTGGCGAGGATGTACCGCGAGAACCACTGA
- a CDS encoding 6-phosphofructokinase, with product MRIGVLTGGGDCPGLNAVIRAVVRKGVHQYGHSFVGFRDGWRGPLENKTQTLGVPEVRGILPRGGTILGSSRTNPVKVDGGIERIRKNLADLGIDALIAIGGEDTLGVATRLHEDGIAVVGVPKTIDNDLGATDYTFGFDTAVNIAVEAIDRLHTTAESHHRALVVEVMGRHAGWIALHAGMAGGANLILIPEVPFDIGRVCTLIESRFQSHYAPIVVVSEGAVPKEGTMELVSGEKDDFGHVRLGGIGDRVAKEIETRTGAESRAVVLGHVQRGGTPTAFDRWLATRFGLHAIDAIHDKDFGKMVALRGTDIVRVPLDAATRELKLVDPSLYSEAEVFFG from the coding sequence ATGCGCATCGGCGTGCTCACGGGCGGGGGCGACTGCCCGGGTCTGAACGCGGTCATCCGCGCGGTCGTGCGCAAGGGGGTCCACCAGTACGGACACTCCTTCGTGGGGTTCCGGGACGGCTGGCGTGGCCCGCTGGAGAACAAGACGCAGACGCTCGGCGTCCCCGAGGTGCGCGGGATCCTGCCGCGGGGCGGGACGATCCTCGGCTCGTCGCGCACGAATCCCGTCAAGGTCGACGGCGGGATCGAGCGGATCCGCAAGAACCTCGCCGACCTCGGCATCGACGCGCTGATCGCCATCGGCGGCGAGGACACCCTCGGCGTCGCGACCCGGCTGCACGAGGACGGCATCGCGGTCGTCGGCGTGCCGAAGACGATCGACAACGACCTCGGCGCCACCGACTACACGTTCGGCTTCGACACCGCGGTGAACATCGCGGTGGAGGCGATCGACCGCCTCCACACCACCGCCGAGTCCCACCACCGTGCTCTCGTCGTGGAAGTGATGGGCCGTCACGCCGGCTGGATCGCGCTGCACGCCGGCATGGCCGGGGGAGCGAACCTCATCCTGATCCCCGAGGTCCCCTTCGACATCGGACGAGTCTGCACGCTCATCGAGAGCCGGTTCCAGAGCCACTACGCGCCGATCGTGGTCGTCTCCGAGGGCGCCGTCCCCAAGGAGGGGACGATGGAGCTGGTCTCCGGGGAGAAGGACGACTTCGGCCACGTCCGCCTCGGGGGCATCGGCGACCGCGTCGCGAAGGAGATCGAGACCCGGACCGGGGCCGAGTCCCGCGCGGTCGTCCTCGGCCACGTCCAGCGCGGCGGTACGCCCACCGCCTTCGACCGCTGGCTCGCCACCCGGTTCGGGCTCCACGCCATCGACGCGATCCACGACAAGGACTTCGGGAAGATGGTCGCCCTCCGCGGCACCGACATCGTCCGCGTCCCGCTCGACGCCGCCACCCGCGAGCTCAAGCTCGTCGACCCGAGCCTCTACTCCGAGGCCGAGGTCTTCTTCGGCTGA
- a CDS encoding RNA polymerase-binding protein RbpA, which produces MASGNAIRGSRVGAGPMGEAERGDSAPRFWISYWCANGHETRPSFADDGTVTAPDFWDCPRCGFPAGQDRDTPPSPPRNEPYKTHLAYVRERRSEADGEAILAEALDKLRATGRPY; this is translated from the coding sequence GTGGCAAGTGGCAACGCGATCAGGGGCAGCCGTGTCGGGGCGGGCCCGATGGGCGAGGCGGAGCGTGGCGATTCCGCTCCGCGGTTCTGGATCTCCTACTGGTGCGCCAACGGTCACGAGACCCGCCCCAGCTTCGCCGACGACGGCACCGTGACCGCGCCGGACTTCTGGGACTGCCCCCGCTGCGGTTTCCCGGCCGGCCAGGACCGCGACACCCCGCCGTCGCCGCCGCGCAACGAGCCCTACAAGACCCACCTCGCGTACGTGCGCGAGCGCCGCAGCGAGGCCGACGGCGAGGCGATCCTCGCCGAGGCCCTCGACAAGCTGCGTGCGACCGGGCGTCCCTACTAG
- the secG gene encoding preprotein translocase subunit SecG: METAFQILLLITSVLIVLLVLLHKGKGGGLSDLFGGGVSSSLGGSSIAERNLDRITYIVVTVWASACIGLLLLLKD; encoded by the coding sequence GTGGAGACCGCGTTCCAGATCCTGCTGCTGATCACCAGCGTGCTGATCGTCCTGCTCGTCCTGCTGCACAAGGGCAAGGGCGGCGGTCTGTCCGACCTCTTCGGTGGCGGTGTCTCGTCCTCGCTGGGTGGCTCGTCGATCGCCGAGCGCAACCTCGACCGGATCACCTACATCGTCGTGACCGTCTGGGCCTCGGCCTGCATCGGTCTGCTTCTGCTGCTGAAGGACTAG
- the tpiA gene encoding triose-phosphate isomerase, with product MAKEPKGAAERDGRTPLMAGNWKMNLNHLEAIALTQKLAFSLDDPDFEAVEVALLVPFTDIRSVQTLVDADKMRFSYGSQDISAHDAGAYTGEVSGVMLAKLGCTYAIVGHSERRQYHGEDEAVVNAKVKAAFRHGLRPILCVGEGLDVRQAGEHVGHTLAQLDGALDGVPEKNAADLVVAYEPVWAIGTGEVATPEDAQEVCGAIRGRLGELYSKELAENVRVLYGGSVKGDNVAAIMAQPDVDGALVGGASLQADEFVKIVRYSKA from the coding sequence ATGGCCAAGGAGCCCAAGGGCGCCGCGGAGCGGGACGGTCGCACGCCGCTGATGGCGGGCAACTGGAAGATGAACCTCAACCACCTCGAGGCCATCGCCCTGACCCAGAAGCTCGCGTTCTCCCTCGACGACCCGGACTTCGAGGCCGTCGAGGTCGCGCTGCTCGTGCCGTTCACCGACATCCGCTCGGTGCAGACGCTGGTCGACGCCGACAAGATGCGCTTCAGTTACGGCTCGCAGGACATCTCGGCCCACGACGCCGGCGCCTACACCGGTGAGGTGTCCGGCGTGATGCTCGCGAAGCTCGGCTGCACCTACGCGATCGTCGGGCACTCGGAGCGCCGGCAGTACCACGGCGAGGACGAGGCCGTCGTGAACGCGAAGGTGAAGGCGGCCTTCCGGCACGGACTGCGCCCGATCCTCTGCGTGGGCGAGGGGCTCGACGTCCGCCAGGCGGGGGAGCACGTCGGCCACACCCTGGCCCAGCTCGACGGCGCGCTCGACGGCGTCCCGGAGAAGAACGCCGCCGACCTCGTCGTCGCCTACGAGCCCGTCTGGGCAATCGGGACCGGCGAGGTCGCGACGCCCGAGGACGCGCAGGAGGTGTGCGGCGCGATCCGCGGGCGTCTTGGTGAGTTGTACTCAAAGGAGCTCGCCGAGAACGTCCGGGTGCTCTACGGCGGTTCGGTGAAGGGCGACAACGTCGCCGCGATCATGGCGCAGCCGGACGTCGACGGCGCCCTCGTCGGCGGCGCGAGCCTGCAGGCGGACGAGTTCGTGAAGATCGTGCGTTACTCCAAGGCCTGA
- a CDS encoding phosphoglycerate kinase: MKSIADLGDLSGKRVLVRSDLNVPLDTAPDGTATITDDGRIRASLPVIRQLADAGARVVVCAHLGRPKGTPDPKYSLAPVAKRLEELAGTAVAFSPEVVGEQATATVAGLTDGGIALLENVRFSAAETSKDDAERGAFAAELAALADAYVGDAFGAVHRKHASVYDVARLLPHAAGDLVRTEVEVLRRLTENPQRPYAVVLGGSKVSDKLAVIDRLLGLADKILVGGGMVYTFLAAQGHEVGTSLLEADQIETVKGYLAEAEKRGVELLLPTDILAADRFAADADAAVVPASAIPADRMGLDIGPESAKAFAAALASSATIFWNGPMGVFEMAPFAAGTRAVAQALVDGSGFSVVGGGDSAAAVRTLGFDEAAFGHISTGGGASLEYLEGKALPGLLALED, translated from the coding sequence ATGAAGTCGATCGCGGATCTCGGCGACCTCTCCGGCAAGCGCGTTCTGGTCCGCTCGGACCTCAACGTGCCTCTGGACACCGCTCCTGACGGCACTGCGACCATCACCGACGACGGCCGGATCCGGGCCAGCCTGCCGGTGATCCGGCAGCTCGCGGACGCCGGTGCGCGCGTCGTCGTGTGCGCGCACCTCGGCCGCCCGAAGGGCACGCCGGACCCGAAGTACTCCCTGGCCCCGGTCGCGAAGCGGCTCGAGGAGCTGGCCGGGACGGCGGTCGCCTTCAGCCCCGAGGTCGTGGGGGAGCAGGCGACGGCCACCGTCGCGGGCCTGACCGACGGCGGCATCGCGCTGCTGGAGAACGTCCGGTTCTCCGCGGCCGAGACGTCGAAGGACGACGCCGAGCGCGGGGCGTTCGCCGCCGAGCTCGCGGCCCTCGCGGACGCCTACGTCGGCGACGCCTTCGGGGCGGTGCACCGCAAGCACGCGAGCGTCTACGACGTCGCCCGGTTGCTGCCGCACGCGGCGGGTGACCTGGTCCGTACCGAGGTCGAGGTGCTGCGCCGCCTCACCGAGAACCCGCAGCGGCCGTACGCGGTCGTGCTCGGCGGTTCGAAGGTCTCGGACAAGCTGGCGGTCATCGACCGGCTCCTCGGGCTCGCCGACAAGATCCTCGTCGGCGGTGGGATGGTCTACACCTTCCTCGCCGCGCAGGGGCACGAGGTCGGGACGTCGCTGCTCGAGGCCGACCAGATCGAGACCGTGAAGGGCTACCTCGCCGAGGCGGAGAAGCGCGGCGTCGAGCTCCTGCTGCCGACCGACATCCTCGCGGCCGACCGCTTCGCCGCCGACGCGGACGCGGCTGTGGTGCCGGCATCCGCGATCCCCGCGGACCGCATGGGCCTCGACATCGGCCCCGAGAGCGCGAAGGCGTTCGCCGCGGCGTTGGCGTCCTCGGCGACGATCTTCTGGAACGGCCCGATGGGCGTGTTCGAGATGGCCCCGTTCGCCGCCGGCACCCGCGCGGTCGCGCAGGCCCTCGTCGACGGGTCGGGCTTCTCGGTCGTCGGCGGCGGTGACTCCGCGGCGGCCGTGCGCACGCTCGGGTTCGACGAGGCCGCGTTCGGCCACATCTCCACCGGCGGTGGCGCCAGCCTCGAGTACCTCGAGGGCAAGGCCCTGCCCGGTCTGCTCGCACTGGAGGACTGA
- the gap gene encoding type I glyceraldehyde-3-phosphate dehydrogenase translates to MTIRVGINGFGRIGRNFFRAVLAGGADIEIVGVNDLTDNATLAHLLKYDSILGRLGLEVKATENDITVGGKTFAVTAEKDPANLPWKSLGADIVLESTGRFTKAADAKKHVDAGAKKVIISAPANDEDITIVMGVNHTAYDPAAHTIISNASCTTNCVAPMAKVMLETFGIEKGLMTTIHAYTNDQVILDFPHKDLRRARAAATNIIPTSTGAAKATSLVIPELKGKLDGIAMRVPVPTGSVTDLVLQLGRETTKDEVNAAFQAAAQGELKGILEYTEDPIVSSDIVTAPASCTFDSKLTMVQGNQAKIVGWYDNEWGYSNRLVDLIALVGKSL, encoded by the coding sequence GTGACCATCCGGGTCGGCATCAACGGTTTCGGGCGTATCGGCCGCAACTTCTTCCGTGCGGTCCTCGCCGGCGGAGCAGACATCGAGATCGTCGGCGTCAACGACCTCACCGACAACGCGACGCTCGCCCACCTGCTGAAGTACGACAGCATCCTCGGCCGCCTCGGCCTTGAGGTGAAGGCGACCGAGAACGACATCACCGTCGGCGGCAAGACCTTCGCGGTGACCGCGGAGAAGGACCCGGCGAACCTGCCGTGGAAGAGCCTCGGCGCGGACATCGTCCTCGAGTCCACCGGCCGCTTCACCAAGGCCGCGGACGCCAAGAAGCACGTCGACGCCGGCGCGAAGAAGGTCATCATCTCGGCGCCCGCCAACGACGAGGACATCACGATCGTGATGGGCGTCAACCACACCGCCTACGACCCGGCCGCGCACACCATCATCAGCAACGCGTCCTGCACGACGAACTGCGTCGCGCCGATGGCGAAGGTCATGCTGGAGACGTTCGGGATCGAGAAGGGTCTGATGACCACGATCCACGCCTACACGAACGACCAGGTGATCCTGGACTTCCCGCACAAGGACCTGCGCCGCGCCCGCGCCGCCGCCACCAACATCATCCCGACCTCGACCGGCGCCGCGAAGGCCACGTCGCTCGTGATCCCGGAGCTCAAGGGCAAGCTCGACGGCATCGCGATGCGCGTCCCGGTTCCCACCGGCTCGGTCACGGACCTGGTCCTGCAGCTCGGCCGTGAGACGACCAAGGACGAGGTCAACGCCGCCTTCCAGGCCGCCGCGCAGGGTGAGCTCAAGGGCATCCTCGAGTACACCGAGGACCCGATCGTCTCCTCCGACATCGTCACCGCGCCGGCGTCCTGCACCTTCGACTCGAAGCTGACGATGGTTCAGGGCAACCAGGCCAAGATCGTCGGCTGGTACGACAACGAGTGGGGCTACTCGAACCGGCTCGTCGACCTGATCGCCCTGGTGGGCAAGTCGCTCTAG